The sequence tactccctccgtttctttttatttgtcgctggatagtgcaaaattgcactatccagcgacaaataaaaagaaacggagggagtatctaTGAAGGGGGCCGGGTTGTGCTCACTATGGATAACTTGGCTAAGCAAACTGGTAGGAAAGCGTctcattgtgaatcatctaggcccctttggtgatgttttggtaattaatgacaactacttgtggactaacgattcttcgagaaataagaatgcagggttggaccacataaaaCAGGTAATGTTGGAGAATCATaaacattggttgtggatcagataaaggcaaaggtataatataggttttgtttttgccggtcgtgaggagtttagagaagatacctgaccggattaataggctagatagccgtactattaagaggagtcaatgactttgatctgtgtgaaacttagtgcctcatagagcatcaagtagttgcatttgcatgaggactaacaacgcttcaaatctcgtgagttaaaagttctttcaaaatcAAGTTTGAAGTttgcaaagtcttggatgcgcggactgtccgggccttgagggcggactgtccgcgatccACTAGAGGGTCCGAAGACTGACTACTTCGGGGGCCACCTTGTtgctttgcactgcggaccgtccgggccttagggccggaccgtccgcagtcctgaccagagaaggatggtttcgggtcagtccctgaattatagtgcggaccgtccggccgtgcagggcggacagtccgcaggtgtcAAAATGTTTTTTGGTCAGGGACTGTGCGTTTTCTTTGAtcagtactacggactgtccgggggactagtccggacagtactatctcaggtcgcggaccgtccggatttataggcggacggtccgcgcgtgttaactgttcttggtccgaggctcgggtgtctcatgctgccaggtcgcggacggtccggccttggagggcggacggtccggacctaccttttctgacagttctgacagttttcaaacgggaattatagccgttatgtgtacggcggaccgtccggccctagggcgcggaccgtccgcgtgtgcgcagagcaTGTGCTttctgcacataacggttggattttgatgaaggggtataaatagaagggtagctcgtgtgagagacctctcttggccattccttgcacacattgagctcatttgtgatcctccaactcactctctcacactctttgcttgagattgcattctagtgagagattgagggttcctagtgcatttgcatcatttggtgattcttgaggcactaggtggtacaccgagcaagcgtcattggcttgttactcttggaggttgccgcctcctagacggctcgggtgattgtctccgtcgagctctccaagaagattgtggagaagtcgcggtgttgattgtgaggggtttgcgcctacctcgccggagcggcaaaggtgacattagtggaatcgaggtattgagtgatttcttgtccacttggctcaaagatcaagtcgtgacttgatagaggagcaagtgagagcttgaagtccacctcaacgtggattaggggtgatcggcaaatcaccgataccacgggataaatttcggtgtctctaccttcttgcattacttattgctttgcaagtaattagtgttttgcatattgttcctcaagtattcaatcactgtagttgtttctcatacattgtttacttattgtcactagagaatttattcctcttgttatattgattaaatttacctagtgtttttgattttagtcaaaaccgcctattcacccccctctagccggtgtcctagatcctacactcATATTGCTTTTGTCTAACCTTAGCTCCCAGTAGAGACTCCATCGTGGAGGTGAGATCCATTAGTTGTCTTGGGGTTAGTAGGTCTAGACGAAGGGCCAAAGAGAGGTGAAGAAATAGGTCAAAGAAGACTAATACTAGGGCTAGATTAATGGAAAGAACAATGTAAACAAGGTAAATATGATAAATagatttgatttgatcgattgcggGGGAcgtcaatcggccgtacccctttatttATATAAAGGAAGGGTCTGGAATCGTGTGTTGCGACATCACACAATCGTATTTGTTACccataaaaaataaatttaatatcagAGTGAACATATGATCTACATATCATATATCAAATTGATAAGAATAAATATTATATATTTTACTTTATCTTAaccaaaagaccaagaaaggtatGAGTTCAAAGGAGTCCAACCTTTTTTATAGGAATGGCAAACAATCATGTTTGTTGTCAATAAAAATTAAATTTAATATTGAACATGTGGTCCACATATAAGATATTAAACCGATAAAAAGAAATATTATAATTTATCTTAGACAAAAGACTGAGAAACATATGAGTTGAAAAGGAGTACGACCCTTTTTTTAGGTCGCTCGGTCGTCATCCTCCTTTAGCTAGCAAGATTATCCTATGTGACAGCGCTGCGCTGCGTATGGCTTCCTGTCGTGTTAGGCTTGAATGGTTTCTCAAGGCTCATCTATGCCGTAACGACCTAAAGCAGGGAAGGAAAACTCCATATGTGGCGTAACGGGCCATTTGTTGAACGTGAAGCAAGGAAACTAGAGCATGaatgaaactgatgctttaatatagtagagaaatAGAGAAAAGAGCATGTTTAGCATGGTGCTTTTAGTGAATGTTCCAACAACATGCACAATAAACAAAGGGTGTGCTATGCTACATGCTCATGTTTTTTCTCCCTTTTAGGGCGAGTTTAGTAACTCTATTTTCCTAAGGGAAAATAAACTTTTTTAATAAAAATAAAGTTCTCAAACTAGTCCTTAGGGCTAATTTAAGAGCCTCATTTTGTTTAAGAGATTTCTATTTTACcaagaaaattagtttattttttttaaaaaaataagaaTCAGCTGAAAAGGTAGAGTCGCTAAACTAGCTCTTAAACGACAAAGAATATTATATGCCGTCTTCGACCGTCTACGAGACAGAACACCGTTCTTAATATCGCACATTTTCAGGCGTGCTCGCCCATGCCTCCCGTCCTCCTCTGGCGACGAATTCTCCATGCAGGGCCCACTTAATTGCTCTTGTCGACCATGCATTACACCCCATCACACTCCATTTTTCATCAACTCCTCCTAATCCCCCACCACAACAGAAACGTCGCCTTCCACCGCTGCTTGCCTAAACCCTAATCATTCACTAAAATTGATGTTTATATTCTTCCTCTGCTATATATTGAAAACTTCCTTTGACAGAGACACTTTGTTGATTGCTACCTCGAAATCTTGGCTTAGAGAACGAATTTCCTTGGTTGTTAAGGCAAAACCAAGTGTACGTTAAAACCActtgtaatatattttatttTCTCTCTTGGGCCTTGACATCTGTGCACATttttttatatttatcatttaatgCACAAAATTAAATATGCATGGTACGTACGTACTCCCCTGCAGGTGTTCCTAAATAAATATATAAGCTATTACAAATTAAAATTACCACATATATACTTGCATTATACACTCCATGCCATATATGAAAGTGTTCGAATTAGAAAATGGGTATCCAGCTaagttatttttattttttttgtgaAAATGGGTATATAGCTAGTTTAATTTGTTGGCCGCATATATGTCTACTCGAAACCATAATCCTCCCACATCTCAATCTCCAAAGACTTCAGAAACTACAACAGCTAGCAGCATATCAGGAACTGTGCACACATGCATGTAGGCTTCTATCGTACGTCGTCGCACACAGTAATTGTAGTCGTCGTTCTCTCTGACGACGGACTAGAATGTGTGCGATCAATCGGTATCCAAAATCAATCAGTGAACAACGGTGGAGGTCGACGTCAGGACCAGTCCATGAGATGGCGAACCAACGTAAACACTACTGGAGAAGAATATGTAATCAATACAGTTTAGAAACGGGTTACTGTACCGTATTCTCAACCGGTATTCCGAACCCGAGACTAAAGGTCCGAAACTTTAGTACCCAGTTGCAATGCCCAGCACTAAAGATAATACTTTAGTACCGGTATTGAAGAAGAGACTTTTAGTATAACGATTCTAACCAAGAAAAGGTACCGAAGAAGGACCTTTAGTAATAGTTTTAATCAAGAACCAGTACTAGATTACTATATGTAGTACCAGTTATTTTGCTAGAATCGGTACGAACGTGTTACGTGTCCAGGGATGTTTTATACTCTCTCCCTCGTATAGACAATCATTATATAGACATGTGCAGATGTAATCATTAATATACACATATGCATGTATagactcatatatatatatatatatatatatatatatatatatatatatatatatatatatatatatatatatacaaatggATATGTATACAAATATCTATGAAGTTTTCTAATTTCTAACTACTATATCCACACTATGTTCTTGATATGAAAATTCTTCATCGGTCGTGTTTTGAAGCGACCATAATGAAAACTCTTCTTTAGATATGACCTCTTTatttaaaaaccctcttgaatgcTTCTATCCTATCCACAACGAGTACTTCCTCCTTCATCCTTATTACCTGTCATTAGCATTAATAAAAAGTGTTATTGCATTGAACTAAAAGCCAAGATACTATATCATTAGGAAATAAACACCAATATTGTACAAAATTTTGATGTACCTAGATATCTTTGGCAAATTCACAAATGTAGTATCCACAAAGGCTGTTCCCCTTTTCATGTACCAAACACCGAAATCGAGAAAAAACATGAATTATTATTAACAAATAACCTGGGGGATCGGGAAGCTACAAACGTATGAGAAAGTTCGACCTAAACTTAAGATTTCCTTTTAGGCTAACATGCTTTTAACGTAGCCGACTCCATGCATCGCAATAACAAAATTATAAGCCCTTCGTGCATGCATGATTTAATCTTTTAGAGGTTTAGATATTTAGGTTTGAATGGTAAGAATTACTCTTTAAGAGGTCTACAATTTCTTTTAAGTCCTCGATCGACTTCCTCAAGGAGTCAAGGGTAATTATACCGTTCTGGTTCATTGACACCACAAGAAGTACCCAATGAAAGCTATAAAAAGGTTATAAACATGTAGAGCAAATTAGAATACACACATTTTGCTTTATAGATTTCTTCATTTGTTTTCCAAGCAAGCGTTCATAATCAGAGGTAGGTTGCTTCTTTGGCGGCTTGCTCATCTTTGCATAGAAAGCTTTTGCTAATGGGTCTATTGGTGGCTCTTTCTATAGAACTTTCTTCTTGAATTGTTCTTTCCAAGTCATATATCTCCTCGTATATCATTTCACAGAGTAGTTGTCGGTGTTTAGTGTCCGACCGCACATTCGGGGTACACTCGTGGTGCTTTTGGTTAGGACGGTGTCGTAGATTGTAACTCGATGGTTCGTGTCGGGGGCACGAGGAAGAGAGTCGGGCACTTTTTCTAACAGCTATTGCATGAATCGGCAGGTCTGTGTTTCATCAGAAAAGGCGTGGTCATGGATCTTGCGCTGTTGTAGGGTCGGTGTGCAGGACCGGGCAAGGCGGAGGAGGAATGAATGAAGGAAAAAAGGTAGATGAGAACAGGAGCAACGGAACAAGGACGAGGGGAGAGGGAGCAGATCAGGGCCAAGGCCCAGCCTTCCTTGCTTGTCTGCTTGCTTTGTGGGGGCCTGGCACAGCATAGCCGACGACCGGTATTCTGGTATGGCCTGGCCATGCAGGATGCAGGAAGGTAGCCGACACCATAGCACAGGCGCGCGGACGCGGCAGCAAGGCTGTGGCACATGCTGATATGCGCATGCGACAATGCGTAGGCAGAGAGGGGCTGCATTCTCTGAtctctcactctctttcccctctgggTTAACCAGCCAACAAACCTACATATATCTAGCTGTCCTGTCTTGGTTTCTTCTACCTGTTCTTGAGAATCCTGACAGTGGCCGGTGATATATAATACTGTCACTCTATGGCGATGGCTGAAGAAGCATCGACCGTCTCTTACCTGACATTGAAGATATATGCTTAGCTACTACATACAGTATATATCAATGGCGAACCAGCAAGGTTACCGGCCTAGTGTGTTACGGTTACGGTCTAGCTCTGCTACTGCTAGAGAGAGGATGGCGGTTAAGGTGCCCGAGGTAAGGCAAGTTAAGCAAATATCAGACAATAAGTAAATAGATATACTTGTAAAAGTAATTTTAGTGACTAAACCAGGTAGAGAAGAAAATAATATAAGATGTATCATTATAGAAAATCGATATATATTATTGGGTGACCAAAATAATTTTTGTGGCAAAACACCACCGAAAATAAGGCTATTTTCGACGGTTGACAAGTGACCTTAAAAAAACTgattttattttcggcggctctgGTAGCTGGCGTTCGAAAATATATTTTCGTCGGTCAGCTATCAGCCGTCGAAAATAAAGGGCTCATTACACCACGGTTTAGTTTTAGTGACCTTTATTAAGCACCCTCTACTGTTTGATAAATATCAGGAATTGATGGTTGGCCATTAAATATGTTTATAGCTATGGTTTGTTAGTCGCTAAGATTTCCATTGGCAGCATGAACCGATTGACTCGATGATAATGCATACTAGTGGTGGTGAAAAGACGTGTGGAGGATGAGATCAAAATTTCTTAAATTTAAGTTATTATTGTGTTTAACTTAAATTTTGTTATTATGTTTAAATATTTTTTGACAGGATGGTAGTACTAAAAGAAAATACCATCCAAAATCTCTAAAAGCAAAAGGAAGGGTAAAGACCAATTACTTATCAAAAgccactatatatatatatattgttgaaCATAAGATAACTGACTCCCCTATGCATGTCTATGACTATGTGCCATGATTTACTTAAAAGTGAAAAACATCTACATGTAAGGTAGGAATTTAAAATTTGAGAACGAGCTGTGTGTACAAGGTTTTAGGGCAGTTGGTTGTATGACCAGCCTTTGTGCACAATCGGATAAGTGTAGTCTATAATAGAAAAAATGAGTGTTTTctggtctttgtcgagtgccttaaGCACTCGTCAAAGAAGTTGTGTCTGGTAGTGTGCTTAACCTAAACTGTACTCAGGCGTTGGCTGAGCAGTGACCAATTTGAACATCATCACACTGTTCGTTCAGCTGAGAAATCAGATAATTGCTGCATGTACAAATAACATGTTCTCCAAATACATGTATAAACGTAGTATACACACACGTGGACTGGTGGAGCCTAGCTGGCAGTCTGGCACTAATCGCAGCAGCGAGAATATAATAGCGCCAAGCTAGGGATCGGATGATGGGTAATTTGACCTAGCCGTATATATAGTATATCTGCACTCAATGCAAGTTCGCAGCATCTACATATATGCTATGCATGCATCTTACCACCGGCATTATTGTGTGTGCGTGTGTGTCGTTCTGTGATCAGATCAGGAACCAGGGCTGCAAGTCCGTGATGCAACAGTGAGTAGTGTGAAAAATGACTGCAACCGTCCCCTGCTTGCATTGAGATATAGATCTAATAGCTAGGTATCACCGTGTGTTTGTTTAATTAACGTAAACCATGCATCCTACAAGCATCGCATTGCCCTGTCAGGTGTCAGACAGATTTTTTTACGCATGGTGACATCAAATCACAGAAAAGTGCATGCTAGCTGCTGGTAGGGTATCTATGAAAGACAGTTACTTCTTTTTTTTAAGGCGGCGTCCTTCGCTTGGTTTTAATCCATACGAGATTctatattttttatatttttttgtcTCCACAAATTGTAGCTATAGCAGCTCGAACAACTGCTTTAATCCGAAGCTGATCGCCATATGTATATATGGTAactaactatatatatatatgtatactgCATGCCCCCTCTGAAAATAAATATAGGTCGTTTTGTTATTGCCTGAATAACTTTTTTCGTATTTGATATATTGCTGTCAATACTAAACTAAACATATATGTTGTTTGTTTGGCAAGAGGATTTGGAGAGAACTTATATACTCACTCGGTTCTCCAAAATAGTAGTCGTTTTAGAGAATAAGTGGGTTCATATAATTCTTGATGCATGTGTTTTATATGTGTctatatttattatttatttgaatatagacataaaaccaAGAGTTAAAACGACTACTATTTTAAAACGGAGAGAGTATAATTTCTCAAGAAAGTCTCTTATACATATAGTTACAACAGGTAACAATAACGTATACTGATATGTAAAAAAAGCAAGAAGAGAAAAGGGGTTCCAAACTTTTCAAGTATGTACATTAGTCACAACATCTCACCCACACCCTACTAACGACGACCAAATCCAGCAATTTAAATCAAACACAACAGATCCACAACTAGCACTACTGATATGTAGCTAGAGATTAACTACACGTACGAGTGCAGCACATGCAGAGACGGGCTCGATCTGCACAAAGAGATCACCAACGAATAGTATAGTAAAAATCAGATGACGAGATCGAAAGAAATCTGCATGGCCATGACCATGAGCAACGTTTAACGCAAGGGAGCAGCTATAGCTAGCTAGCTATATagcttgcttgcttgcttgcaTGATAGATCACATCTGCAGCAGGCTGTTGTAGCTGTTGTAGGCGTAGTGGTCGTCGAGTCCTAGGTCCATGAGCACGCCGCTGCCACACTGATCGCCGCCGTCTCTTGACCCCACGGCTGTAGCCGGCGGCCCGGCAaggaggccgccgccgccgccgtgaggGTGAGGCTGGCCGCCGTGGAAGTCGAAAACGCCgttgtgctgctgctgctgaagcagCGCCATGCCGCCGTGGAAGTCGTCGTTGAGGGAGCCGCCGTGGTGGTGGCTGCCGCCGAGCGCGGGGAACGGAGGAGGCGAGTAGCAGTAGCCCGGGTCAGCGCTGCCGCGAGGCACATGCACGGCGATGGCGTCCTGGTCGCTGCAGTCAGCATAGTCCATGGCGTCTGCCTTCTTCTTGTAGAAGACCCTGCACAGGACCCAATCCTCCTTGGGCGGGGTGTGGGGGTTCTCCATCCGGAACTCGTGCATCACCCAGCTGGTCTTGACGCCGTTGGGGGCGCGGCCGCGGTAGAAGACGAGGGTCTTGCGCATGCCGACGACGGCGCGGTGGtggccgccgccggcggcgggCCTGCTGCAGGGGGTGTGGATCACGCGGTCCTTGCCGGTGGCCTTCCAGTAGCCGGACTTGGTGGCGCGGTTGGTGCGCAGCCCCGTGGCGTACTTGCGGTCGCGGAAGCTGAAGAAGTACCACTCGTTCGTGCTCAGCTTCGCCACGTCTGCGACCATGGATTCATCACTCATCAGTCGCGCGTTAGTAGAAAAGCAATCATCACAGGTACGACGATGAAATTTTAGCGTTCGTGTTGATTTTCACACGCGTGAATGGGATGGGAATAATGACTTGTGTTAGAAGCAAGAAACACTGTAGCTAGCGTACTGTTGGGATGAAATTAACGTAAGGTAGCTGCCACTGGCCTAGCTTAGCTCTCAGACGAGTCGACGATCGGTCATATATACTATATATTATGCGTGAAGAATTGATATGATCATGCATGAGGTTGCGTGCCTAATCACTCATTCCATGACACGGAACTGAGTTAATTAGCCCAGCGTCTTGCTTGCGAGAGAGGGAGATCGACGCAGAGCTAACAATCAGGTAAATTAAACaattaagaaattcaaattcagtGGCAAGCAGGCACAGCAAGCACGTACCAGGGAGCTCCCACGGCTCGTGGGTGTGCAGATCCACCTCCACCATGgccgcgccggcgccggcgaGCCGCTCGTTGGCCACCTTGCCGTGCAGGTAGTGGCACACCAGCTCCTCGTCGCTGGGGTAGAACCGGAACCCCGGCGGCAGCGTCAGCTCGATGTCGCGCAGCCCCATGGctagctcctgctcctgctccagcTACTACTGCTAGCTAGCTGCCACCTTATTATTTCCTATCTATCTATATTTCTATCTGTTCACAGGAATCTTTATGTAAGGACTAAGGAGCTGGATATGGAAGAACTATATGTATATATGAGACAAAGGGACCTATATATGCACGTCGATCTGAagaggagagagagggggaggggaCAGACGAGCTAGGACTAGGAGTAGCAAGGAATTGGCTGCACTGCACACATCTACGACGACTGATCTGAGAGCTATGGTTGTTTGCTTGCTTGCTGTAGCCGGATGAGTTTGTGTGGCCTCTGGCTGGTATGAAGGAAAGGATGGAGAGTATATATATAGCTTGGTGCCGGGACTAAAATTTAAATCATTATATTGCAGTAAATAGTAGTGATTAGATACAATACGACAGAGAGAAAGAAATTAAATAAACAACAAGTGTAGGGAAGCAAGCAACAGCAAATTTAAGGGGTGGTGCTGGTACCGGTACTAGTCTAGTAGCTAGGAGTACAGGGTAGAGAGGCAGAGATCGATGGAGGGCGGAGAGGAGGCCGGGCGTGAACGAAGCTATCAGTAGCTTGGCATGACGTACACCTATAGCTCTACCAGGCTAGATCGCCGCCGTATGCCGTCGGCCGGTGGTGCGAGCGTGTGTTGTACGATGAAGAAGGGGGGGTAGCAGCGGGGACGAGGAGGACGACGAATAATCCGCCGAGATCGAGGAAGGGAGCTACATGGTTCCATGCAtccatctatctatctatctaccaGACGTACGCCGCACTGTTGATCACGTCCCTGTCGCCGCGCGCCGGACGCAGGCAGGGGCGGGGCCGGAGATGGGGAGGGGGGAGGGCGAGGACGCGTGCGTGCGTGTGTGTGCGCGCGTGTCGCATTCGCCGCGGCTTTTGCTCCTCTTTTTTTCCCCATCTGCTTCTCCTATGCCGCCGACGCGACCGATGCTTGCGCAGCACGAACTCGATAGGAGGCGAGGAGAGGACGGAGTGGAGCTCGGTCCTAGTAGAAGAAGAGAGCAAGTGACCGGTCGAGGAGAGGAGACCCAGGCTCGCAAGAAACCGGCCGGCCTGTTGCTGGCTGCCGCCCCCACCACTTATTCTtggtgtgtgtgtgtgcgtgtgtgcagccaacgcagcagcagcagcagcattaTATGGCACTGTCACTGGAGAACACATTTGGCATACATGGTTATTTGCTCATCTTCCCCACCTGCTGGCCACTCTCAACCTCTCCCCTTCAACAGCAGCTATGAATAATATACTCTTGTTGTTGTTTGGATCCATATATATACTCTTGAATTAAAAATTTCAAATTGAACCAAAATTTGCGCTGCTGGGACGACGGATCCATCGCCGGCCGGGCCGGTCGGCGTGTTAATCAGCACACACATGCATGTGTTCTCCTTGCTTCTTCCTCGTCGTCGTCGACCGATGGATGGGTCCATCACGCTGACGCCCAGTTGGATTAATTGCACGCGGAATTGAAGTGCAGCGGGTACAGTAAAGCAAGGACTGCACCATGCATATCGGTGAGCGAGCGCCGGCAGTCTGCTTTGCAGTTGCGTGTTGCCGTCGCAGCTAGCAGAGCATACAGTGGCGCGCTTATGCCCGACATACCCGTCGGAATACAGGGAGAGGGGGCGATCAGGTACAGTGCGTACGTGCTACGGCCCGAGCTGATCCAGCGagtacatatatatatacatgcatgTACACACATATGGTTGGTGGAGCTTCACGTCGTCCGAAAGGAGGTTTAATTCGCAGTACTTTGTTCCGGCCATCTCTCTCTGAAGATAATTAAGCTAGTATATTCAGTTCGTCCGGGCAGCAAGAGATGTAGTAGAATTTATTCAGCTGAAGCTACCTACTACCAGCAAAGTTGGATATATACACACACAAACACAAGCATGCATGTACGGCTGTTATTAGTTCGTTAATGCTCGCTACTTGCAATTAGGTAGTAGTACACTAGTACATAACTATACGTACGCGCATGT is a genomic window of Zea mays cultivar B73 chromosome 5, Zm-B73-REFERENCE-NAM-5.0, whole genome shotgun sequence containing:
- the LOC103627878 gene encoding NAC domain-containing protein 92; the encoded protein is MGLRDIELTLPPGFRFYPSDEELVCHYLHGKVANERLAGAGAAMVEVDLHTHEPWELPDVAKLSTNEWYFFSFRDRKYATGLRTNRATKSGYWKATGKDRVIHTPCSRPAAGGGHHRAVVGMRKTLVFYRGRAPNGVKTSWVMHEFRMENPHTPPKEDWVLCRVFYKKKADAMDYADCSDQDAIAVHVPRGSADPGYCYSPPPFPALGGSHHHGGSLNDDFHGGMALLQQQQHNGVFDFHGGQPHPHGGGGGLLAGPPATAVGSRDGGDQCGSGVLMDLGLDDHYAYNSYNSLLQM